In Sphingobacteriaceae bacterium, the following proteins share a genomic window:
- a CDS encoding ATPase, which translates to MKNVIRQHAELQFAQELEELKKQDSGTRPPNWILSPQSVVTYLMGATLKNGFEISPKYIGNKRLIEIAVATLTTDRALLLYGLPGTAKSWVSEHLAAGISGNSSLIIQGTAGTSEESIRYGWNYARLLSEGPSEKALVETPIMRAMKEGKIARVEELTRIGADVQDTLITILSEKTLPVPELNTEIQAIKGFNIIATANNRDKGVNELSGALKRRFNTVILPVPDSMEEEMNIVKRRVESLGKAMDIPAELPALQEIKRIVTIFRELRSGITADGKTKIKVPSGTLSTAEAISVMNSGMAMAAYFGDGRITASDLASGVLGAVVKDPVQDKIVWQEYLETVVKQRDDWKDIYRACRDLGY; encoded by the coding sequence ATGAAAAATGTTATCAGGCAGCATGCCGAGCTCCAATTTGCCCAAGAACTCGAGGAACTAAAAAAACAGGATAGTGGAACGCGCCCGCCTAACTGGATTCTTTCACCACAATCAGTAGTGACCTATCTTATGGGGGCAACATTAAAAAATGGTTTTGAAATCAGTCCCAAATACATAGGTAATAAGAGACTGATAGAAATTGCCGTAGCTACTTTAACTACCGACCGTGCCCTGCTTTTATATGGCCTGCCGGGCACAGCTAAATCGTGGGTATCTGAACATCTTGCTGCAGGCATTTCCGGAAATTCAAGCCTCATTATACAGGGCACGGCCGGTACCAGTGAAGAAAGCATAAGGTATGGATGGAATTACGCGCGCTTATTATCTGAAGGTCCCTCCGAAAAAGCTTTAGTAGAAACACCTATTATGCGCGCTATGAAAGAAGGGAAAATTGCGCGTGTTGAAGAACTCACGAGAATTGGCGCCGACGTACAGGATACATTAATAACCATCCTTTCTGAAAAGACTTTACCAGTTCCTGAATTAAATACAGAAATACAGGCTATTAAAGGTTTTAATATTATTGCAACAGCAAACAACCGCGACAAAGGTGTGAATGAGCTTTCAGGCGCACTTAAACGCCGTTTCAATACGGTAATTCTTCCGGTGCCCGACAGCATGGAAGAAGAAATGAATATTGTAAAACGTCGCGTGGAGAGTCTCGGTAAAGCCATGGATATACCTGCAGAACTTCCCGCGTTACAGGAAATAAAACGCATTGTTACTATTTTTCGTGAATTAAGAAGTGGTATCACTGCCGACGGAAAAACGAAAATAAAGGTTCCAAGCGGAACTCTCAGCACAGCCGAAGCAATTTCAGTTATGAACAGTGGTATGGCAATGGCAGCATATTTTGGAGACGGACGGATTACCGCCTCCGACCTTGCATCAGGTGTACTTGGTGCTGTTGTGAAAGATCCTGTTCAGGATAAAATTGTCTGGCAGGAATATCTTGAAACTGTTGTAAAGCAACGCGACGACTGGAAAGATATTTATCGTGCATGTCGTGACCTGGGTTATTAA
- a CDS encoding response regulator, which yields MKTNYSIVMVDDDRDDQFFFKEALKGVYFSCSLTALYNGSQLIDYLFNTQKNLHKSPPDVIILDLNMPILNGLETLEKLRANAFFKGIPAYVLTTSRSIKESVKALDFGARGFYVKPTSYSKLEQIISEILITL from the coding sequence ATGAAAACCAATTATTCTATCGTTATGGTAGATGACGATCGCGATGATCAATTTTTTTTTAAAGAAGCTCTGAAAGGAGTTTACTTCAGTTGTAGTTTAACGGCGCTTTATAACGGTTCGCAACTTATTGACTATCTTTTTAACACTCAAAAAAATTTGCATAAATCTCCCCCCGACGTTATCATTTTAGATTTAAATATGCCAATTTTAAATGGTCTGGAAACATTGGAAAAACTAAGAGCCAATGCTTTTTTCAAAGGTATCCCCGCCTATGTTCTTACCACCTCACGCTCTATAAAAGAATCAGTAAAGGCGCTGGACTTTGGGGCCAGAGGGTTTTATGTTAAGCCAACAAGCTATTCTAAATTAGAACAAATTATATCTGAAATATTAATCACCCTGTAA
- a CDS encoding peptidase: MNYATAIAASLVGILIVSILYARWKRKKELGKSLSEPFPEKWTSILEQQIVFYQELDETDKKVFKKRVQLFIATKVIKGVDIEISDEIKLMVASSAVIPTFAFTDFNYPNVHTVLIYPNSFDSKFQTERYEGHEENISGMVDGSFSNSTVILSKPDLVQAFDGLPHKENVGIHEFVHLLDKDDGVIDGIPELLINKAFVAPWLHLIKNEITKIEKGNSDINPYALTNNSEFLAVVGEYFFNNPEKFKRKHPELFEAMSKIFNRK, from the coding sequence ATGAACTATGCTACTGCAATAGCAGCTTCTCTTGTGGGAATTTTAATTGTTTCCATCCTTTATGCAAGATGGAAGAGAAAAAAAGAGCTTGGTAAAAGTTTGAGCGAGCCTTTTCCTGAAAAATGGACAAGCATTCTGGAACAACAAATAGTCTTTTATCAGGAGCTGGACGAAACGGATAAAAAAGTTTTTAAAAAAAGGGTTCAGCTTTTTATTGCGACAAAAGTCATAAAAGGCGTAGACATTGAAATAAGTGATGAAATAAAACTGATGGTAGCTTCCAGCGCAGTGATTCCCACATTTGCTTTTACTGATTTTAATTATCCGAATGTACATACGGTTTTAATTTATCCTAACAGTTTTGATTCCAAATTCCAAACCGAACGGTATGAGGGACACGAAGAAAACATTTCAGGGATGGTGGATGGAAGCTTCAGCAACAGCACTGTCATTCTTTCTAAACCTGATCTGGTGCAAGCTTTTGACGGACTTCCACACAAAGAGAATGTAGGCATTCATGAATTCGTTCACTTGCTCGACAAAGATGATGGTGTTATAGATGGCATACCCGAGTTGCTTATAAACAAGGCATTTGTGGCGCCATGGTTACATCTTATAAAAAATGAGATCACAAAAATTGAGAAAGGAAATTCCGATATAAATCCCTATGCCCTGACTAATAATTCAGAATTTTTAGCGGTGGTCGGCGAATATTTTTTCAATAATCCGGAGAAATTTAAACGGAAACATCCGGAGCTTTTTGAGGCCATGAGTAAGATCTTTAACAGGAAATAA
- a CDS encoding histidine kinase: MKENYSLILVDDDPDDHFFFQQALKKINAKCELTSVYSGIELLNLLLKKEDYSANLLPSPDLIILDLNMPSFTGFDTLERMKSNSLLSDIPVFVMSTSDNPKDSRKAIDMGALGYYGKPGTAGKLPQIIAEILISI; encoded by the coding sequence ATGAAAGAAAATTATTCGCTTATCCTGGTGGATGATGATCCCGATGATCACTTTTTTTTCCAACAGGCCTTAAAAAAAATAAATGCTAAATGCGAACTTACATCCGTTTACTCTGGCATCGAACTCCTGAATCTCTTGCTTAAGAAAGAGGATTACAGTGCCAATCTTTTACCGAGTCCTGATCTTATCATATTAGATTTAAATATGCCTTCATTTACTGGTTTTGATACACTCGAGCGAATGAAGTCAAATAGTCTTTTAAGTGATATTCCGGTTTTTGTTATGTCTACTTCAGATAATCCAAAGGACTCCAGAAAGGCTATTGATATGGGAGCTCTGGGCTACTATGGCAAACCTGGAACGGCCGGCAAACTTCCTCAAATTATTGCAGAAATTTTAATTTCCATTTAA
- a CDS encoding DNA-binding response regulator, translating to MIKAIIIDDIEQARATLKKDLQVYAPDITITGEANGVVEGAKLLKIQQPDILFLDIQMQDGSGFDLLDILGRINFKIIFITASDAHAIKAFRYAAIDYLMKPVDPDELISALKKYREQKLNENDKYQLLNDSLKNTNKHHQRLALHTQDKIHIVNINDILRCESNVNYTEFYFANNKKLLVTKTLKDFEDLLSDQGFYRVHQSHLINTKFIKEFVKTDGGYLMMTDGCSVPVSTRKRADVMKMLEEL from the coding sequence ATGATCAAAGCAATTATCATTGACGATATAGAACAAGCCCGTGCAACCTTAAAAAAAGATTTGCAGGTTTACGCGCCGGATATCACAATTACCGGTGAAGCGAACGGAGTAGTGGAAGGCGCAAAACTTTTAAAAATACAACAACCTGATATTTTATTTCTTGATATTCAAATGCAGGATGGTAGCGGCTTTGACTTGCTTGATATTCTGGGCCGGATAAATTTTAAAATTATTTTTATAACGGCATCCGACGCCCATGCTATTAAAGCTTTTCGCTATGCTGCAATCGATTATTTAATGAAACCTGTTGATCCGGATGAGCTTATAAGTGCACTTAAAAAATACCGTGAGCAGAAATTGAATGAAAACGACAAGTATCAGCTACTTAACGACTCTTTAAAAAATACGAACAAACACCACCAGCGACTTGCTTTACATACACAGGATAAAATTCATATCGTCAATATTAATGATATTCTACGTTGCGAAAGCAACGTAAATTACACTGAGTTTTATTTTGCTAACAATAAAAAATTATTGGTAACAAAAACGCTTAAAGATTTTGAAGATCTGTTAAGTGATCAGGGATTTTACCGTGTTCATCAATCCCATTTAATAAATACGAAATTTATTAAAGAGTTTGTAAAAACAGATGGCGGTTATCTTATGATGACTGACGGCTGCAGTGTTCCGGTTTCTACACGCAAACGTGCGGATGTTATGAAAATGCTCGAGGAACTTTAA
- a CDS encoding response regulator — protein MTEQFNFLLADDDTDDGFFFTKALKTILSSAELNIVEDGDKLMKYLDTHLENLPDALFLDINMPRKNGAECLFEIKTNERLKNLPVIVYSTSMHESMADKLYKSGAHYYFQKTNLTELETNLQNLVGLMKNKTFMRPMRKDFVLKTTGA, from the coding sequence ATGACAGAACAATTTAATTTTTTGCTTGCTGACGACGACACGGATGATGGTTTTTTCTTTACCAAAGCCTTGAAAACAATCTTATCTTCAGCAGAGCTGAATATAGTTGAAGATGGTGATAAATTAATGAAGTATCTCGATACTCATTTGGAGAATTTGCCAGATGCCTTATTCCTCGACATTAATATGCCGAGAAAGAACGGCGCTGAGTGCCTATTCGAAATAAAAACCAATGAGAGATTAAAAAACCTTCCTGTAATTGTTTATTCTACATCCATGCATGAAAGCATGGCTGATAAACTCTACAAAAGTGGGGCTCATTATTATTTCCAGAAAACCAACCTCACAGAACTGGAGACAAATCTTCAAAATCTTGTAGGCTTAATGAAAAATAAAACATTCATGCGACCTATGCGGAAAGATTTTGTTCTCAAAACAACTGGCGCTTAG
- a CDS encoding lipase: MNKFLLLTVAAFFFYSGKAQHLKPGYDKKEFAEILKMDYLIAIDTSEWKNPSTIPALDQKYKFAYRSPLIGLQNMWDLWINQSEPIAVINIRGTDIKPNPVSWLVNYYAAMVPAKGKLELEKNFIFDYHLSDDDKAAVHVGFLVSTGYLSRDILPKIDSLYKKGIKEFIIAGHSQGGAITYLLTSYLEDMKTKNRIPGDIRFKTYSSASPKAGNLYYAYTYEALTRDWAFNSVSTADWVPEVPFSIQTVNDFTDVNPFKNVKPMMKKQKFGTRIVLKHVYKKLSKPALKAQRDYQKYLGDMVSIAVKKNLIEFKEPVYYETNNYVRIGTTVVLYADEEYRNLFPTKPEQIWLNHGIERYLYLTEKLK; the protein is encoded by the coding sequence ATGAATAAATTTTTACTCCTTACAGTTGCGGCCTTTTTTTTCTATTCAGGCAAAGCACAGCATCTTAAACCAGGTTATGACAAAAAAGAATTTGCTGAAATTCTTAAAATGGATTACCTTATTGCCATTGATACTTCTGAATGGAAAAACCCAAGTACTATTCCTGCATTGGATCAGAAATATAAATTTGCCTACCGTTCTCCCTTGATTGGCCTGCAGAACATGTGGGACCTTTGGATTAACCAAAGCGAACCCATTGCAGTTATAAATATACGTGGAACGGATATAAAACCAAATCCCGTAAGCTGGCTGGTGAATTATTACGCAGCTATGGTTCCAGCTAAAGGAAAATTAGAGTTGGAAAAGAACTTTATTTTTGATTACCATTTAAGCGACGATGATAAAGCTGCCGTGCATGTTGGCTTTCTCGTTTCTACAGGCTATCTGTCGCGTGACATACTTCCTAAAATAGATTCGTTGTATAAAAAAGGCATTAAAGAATTTATTATTGCAGGCCACAGCCAGGGCGGTGCCATTACCTACCTTTTAACTTCTTATCTCGAGGATATGAAAACAAAAAATAGAATACCCGGAGATATTCGTTTTAAAACCTACTCCAGCGCTTCACCAAAGGCAGGTAATTTATATTACGCCTATACCTATGAAGCTCTCACGCGAGACTGGGCTTTTAATTCTGTGAGCACAGCCGATTGGGTTCCAGAAGTTCCATTCTCTATACAAACCGTAAACGATTTTACAGATGTAAATCCTTTTAAAAATGTAAAACCTATGATGAAGAAACAGAAATTCGGAACCAGGATCGTTTTAAAACACGTTTACAAAAAACTAAGCAAACCCGCTCTTAAAGCGCAAAGAGACTATCAAAAATATTTAGGCGACATGGTTTCTATAGCAGTGAAAAAAAATCTTATAGAATTTAAAGAGCCAGTTTATTATGAAACCAATAATTATGTGCGCATAGGAACAACAGTTGTTCTCTACGCCGATGAAGAATACAGAAACCTGTTTCCGACAAAGCCGGAGCAAATTTGGTTAAATCACGGCATTGAACGCTATTTGTACCTCACCGAAAAATTAAAATAA
- a CDS encoding NADPH quinone reductase, with the protein MKAIQFSTYGDSSVLKLAEVEKPILKEDEVLVKLKATTVNPFDMKVRSGLMQKSSPVTFPFIPGSDLAGIVEAIGSKVTRLKNGDEVFGTTFGGTYAEYAAVKESLVALKPKSISYNDAVALAVPINTANTLLFEKGNLQKNQRVLVHGAAGAVGNSIVQLAKLAGAYVIGTASGAGVELVKKSGADEVIDYKTQDFTKLVKNIDLVADTVGGETQLKSLEVIKKGGRLLSIVSALSSELSEKAGVISLFVFSNPSYQKLDSGKQLVEEGKLKPGIARVMKLEDAAIAQDLVSNGGINGKIVLEIN; encoded by the coding sequence ATGAAGGCCATTCAATTTTCAACTTACGGCGATTCTTCCGTTTTAAAATTAGCAGAAGTCGAAAAACCAATTTTAAAAGAAGATGAAGTACTCGTGAAGCTAAAGGCAACTACCGTTAATCCATTTGACATGAAAGTACGCTCAGGACTGATGCAAAAATCCAGTCCTGTTACTTTTCCATTTATCCCGGGCTCTGATCTGGCTGGAATTGTAGAAGCTATTGGCTCTAAAGTGACGCGACTAAAAAACGGAGACGAAGTTTTTGGTACAACCTTTGGTGGAACTTACGCCGAGTATGCAGCCGTAAAAGAAAGTCTGGTAGCTCTAAAACCAAAAAGCATATCGTATAACGATGCTGTGGCGCTGGCCGTTCCTATCAACACAGCCAATACGCTTTTATTCGAAAAAGGTAATCTGCAAAAAAACCAAAGGGTGCTGGTACACGGTGCTGCAGGCGCTGTTGGAAATAGTATTGTACAATTGGCTAAACTGGCAGGCGCTTACGTAATTGGCACTGCATCAGGCGCTGGCGTGGAGCTTGTAAAAAAATCGGGCGCCGACGAAGTGATTGATTATAAAACACAGGATTTTACAAAACTTGTAAAAAACATAGACCTGGTTGCTGATACCGTTGGTGGAGAAACTCAGCTTAAATCGCTTGAGGTAATAAAAAAGGGAGGTCGCCTCTTAAGCATTGTCAGTGCTCTCTCTTCAGAACTTTCTGAAAAAGCTGGCGTAATTTCGCTCTTTGTTTTTTCAAATCCTTCTTATCAAAAATTAGATTCCGGAAAACAACTTGTGGAAGAAGGAAAATTAAAACCAGGCATTGCGCGCGTAATGAAATTAGAAGACGCAGCTATTGCACAGGACCTCGTTTCAAACGGAGGTATAAATGGTAAAATTGTTTTAGAGATCAATTAA
- a CDS encoding response regulator, translating into MNKNGPVVVIEDDEDDQFMLNEVFKKLNYKNEVVFFNDGNKALDYLNKTETVPFLIISDINMPMINGFELRSKVSVNEKLHLKCIPYLFFTTSATKQSVIDAYALTVQGFFVKPNSMDKLESSLRKIMEYWKECIAPNEY; encoded by the coding sequence ATGAATAAAAATGGTCCAGTTGTAGTAATTGAAGATGATGAAGATGATCAGTTCATGCTCAATGAAGTGTTTAAAAAATTAAATTATAAAAATGAGGTCGTGTTTTTTAACGATGGAAATAAAGCCCTGGACTATCTTAATAAAACGGAAACTGTTCCGTTTTTAATTATTTCTGACATCAATATGCCCATGATCAATGGTTTTGAACTTAGGAGTAAAGTATCTGTCAATGAAAAACTACATCTTAAATGTATTCCCTATCTTTTTTTCACCACTTCAGCAACCAAACAATCCGTAATAGATGCTTATGCTTTAACGGTGCAGGGTTTTTTCGTAAAGCCTAATAGTATGGATAAATTAGAAAGCAGTCTTCGTAAAATAATGGAATATTGGAAAGAGTGCATTGCTCCCAATGAATATTAA